The Microcebus murinus isolate Inina chromosome 4, M.murinus_Inina_mat1.0, whole genome shotgun sequence genome has a segment encoding these proteins:
- the LOC105881931 gene encoding olfactory receptor 10A6 — MKRQNQSSVVEFILLGFSNFPELQEQLFGIFLVVYLVTLMGNAIIIVIISLDKTLHVPMYLFLLNLSVVDLSFSAVIMPEMLVVLSTEKTRISFVSCFAQMYFILLFGGTECFLLGAMAYDRFAAICHPLNYPMTMNKMVFMKLVIFSWVLGFMLGTVQTSWVSSFPFCGPNEINHISCETPAVLELACADIFLFEIYAFTGTVLIILVPFLLILLSYIRILYAILKMPSTTGRQKAFSTCASHLTSVTLFYGTASMTYLQPKSGYSPETKKLMSLSYSLLTPLLNPLIYSLRNTEMKRALMKLWRRKLVLHAV, encoded by the coding sequence atgaaaaggcaaaatcaAAGCTCTGTGGTTGAATTCATCCTCCTGGGGTTTTCTAACTTTCCTGAACTCCAGGAGCAGCTATTTGGGATTTTTCTGGTTGTTTACCTGGTGACCCTGATGGGAAATGCCATCATTATAGTCATCATCTCCCTGGACAAGACCCTCCACGTTCCCATGTACCTGTTCCTCCTGAACTTATCTGTGGTGGACTTGAGTTTCAGTGCAGTGATCATGCCTGAAATGCTGGTGGTGTTATCCACTGAGAAAACTAGGATTTCTTTTGTGAGCTGTTTTGCACAGatgtatttcattcttctttttggtGGGACTGAATGCTTTCTCCTGGGGGCAATGGCTTATGACCGATTTGCTGCAATTTGTCATCCTCTGAACTACCCAATGACTATGAACAAAATGGTTTTTATGAAATTAGTTATATTTTCATGGGTCTTAGGTTTTATGTTAGGTACTGTGCAAACATCATGGGTGTCTAGTTTTCCCTTTTGTGGCCCCAATGAAATTAATCATATATCTTGTGAAACTCCAGCAGTGCTAGAGCTTGCATGTGCAGACATCTTCTTGTTTGAAATCTATGCCTTCACGGGCACTGTATTGATTATTTTGGTTCCTTTCTTGTTGATCCTCTTGTCTTACATTCGGATTCTCTATGCCATCCTAAAGATGCCATCAACCACTGGGAGGCAAAAGGCCTTTTCCACCTGTGCCTCTCATCTCACATCTGTGACCCTGTTCTATGGCACAGCCAGTATGACTTATTTGCAGCCCAAATCTGGCTACTCGCCAGAAACCAAGAAACTGATGTCACTGTCTTATTCCCTGCTTACGCCTCTGCTGAATCCACTTATCTATAGCTTGCGAAATACTGAGATGAAAAGGGCTTTGATGAAATTATGGAGAAGGAAACTCGTTTTACATGCAGTGTGA